A genome region from Tursiops truncatus isolate mTurTru1 chromosome 15, mTurTru1.mat.Y, whole genome shotgun sequence includes the following:
- the PTCD1 gene encoding pentatricopeptide repeat-containing protein 1, mitochondrial isoform X3 produces the protein MDLVRLSRLFYGPCPMGLAILHHLDPFRARWAGGREGPMWPRAAGLIRLAPAAFNSSLSRLSLGPRSQKNTGSLSSDPGQPSPTATQEEGEEESFGTLSDKYSSRRMFHKSTAQLYNLRLKEQSGEEDEEGGLQPESRQGPRNTPCWYFFQCKRLIKEGKLAEALDLFERQMLKEERLQPLECNYTVLIGGCGRAGYLRKAFQLYNDMKKRDLEPSDATYTALFNVCAESPWKDSALQSALKLRQQLQARNFQLNLKTYHSLLKMAAMCADLRMCLDVFKEIIQKGHAVTEETFSYLLMGCIQDKKTGFRYALQVWRQMLSLGLQPSRHGYNLLLGAARDCGLGDPEVASAVLLRPREEMVLLQPPAGGRQARRRDGVGADDSLSARLHVEALERQLFLEPSQALEGPLEPQEAGARGKAQPGVETKVEPDHAVAPAAPVPPPWGLETNLLTPGAVSSAVVSFGTVTTPADRLALMGGLEGFLGKMAEHGLRPDIKTLTLLAEVVEPGTSAESSLLTILDAQQVEADLTFFNTLMRRKSKLGDLEGAKALLPVLAKRGIVPNLQTFCSLAIGCHRPGDGLQLLADMRKSQMTPSAHIYSTLINAAVKKLDYAYLIDILKDMRRNRVPVNEVVIRQLEFAAQYPPTFDRYKGRNTYLEKIDGFRAYYKQWLKVMPAEETPHPWQKFRTKPKGDQDTVTVADVDRGPGGRSKTLV, from the exons ATGGACCTCGTGAGACTCTCGCGGCTCTTCTACGGCCCCTGCCCCATGGGATTGGCCATCCTGCACCACCTTGACCCCTTCAGAGCCAGGTGGGccggaggcagggaggggcccaTGTGGCCGAGGGCCGCAGGGCTGATTCGGCTAGCGCCAGCAGCCTTCAACAGCTCCCTCTCTCGGCTGTCCCTCGGCCCGCGGAGCCAGAAGAACACAGGCAGCCTGAGCTCTGACCCAGGCCAGCCCAGCCCCACGGCCAcgcaggaggaaggggaggaggagagcttTGGGACCCTTTCCGACAAATACTcctcccggagaatgttccacaaATCGACGGCCCAGTTGTATAACCTGCGGCTCAAGGAACAGAGTGGTGAAGAAGATGAGGAAGGGGGGCTGCAGCCAGAATCACGGCAGGGCCCAAGAAACACCCCTTGCTGGTACTTCTTTCAGTGCAAACGCCTGATCAAGGAAGGAAAG CTGGCCGAGGCCCTGGACCTGTTTGAGAGACAGATGCTGAAGGAGGAGCGACTCCAGCCCCTTGAGTGCAACTACACCGTGCTGATCGGGGGCTGCGGGCGGGCTGGCTACCTGAGGAAGGCCTTCCAGCTCTACAATGAC ATGAAGAAGCGAGACCTGGAGCCTTCAGATGCCACCTACACAGCCCTGTTCAACGTCTGCGCTGAGTCCCCCTGGAAGGACTCTGCTCTGCAGAGTGCCTTGAAGTTACGGCAGCAGCTTCAGGCCAGAAACTTCCAGCTCAACTTGAAAACGTACCACTCCCTGCTGAAGATGGCCGCCATGTGCGCAGACCTCAGGATGTGCCTCGATGTGTTTAAG GAAATCATCCAGAAAGGACATGCGGTCACAGAGGAGACCTTCAGTTACCTGCTCATGGGCTGCATCCAGGACAAGAAAACGGGTTTCCGATATGCCCTGCAG GTGTGGAGGCAGATGCTGAGCCTGGGGCTCCAGCCGAGCCGGCACGGCTACAACCTGCTGTTGGGGGCAGCTCGGGACTGCGGCCTGGGGGACCCGGAGGTGGCCTCAGCGGTGCttctgaggcccagggaggagatGGTCCTGCTCCAGCCCCCGGCAGGTGGGCGGCAGGCAAGGAGGAGAGACGGGGTCGGGGCGGACGATAGCCTGTCAGCCAGGCTGCACGTGGAGGCCCTGGAGAGGCAGCTGTTTCTAGAACCTTCTCAGGCACTTGAGGGGCCTCTGGAGCCTCAGGAGGCTGGAGCCCGCGGCAAGGCCCAGCCTGGGGTGGAAACCAAGGTGGAGCCTGACCACGCTGTGGCCCCTGCGGCCCCGGTGCCGCCTCCCTGGGGGCTGGAGACCAACCTCCTGACCCCCGGGGCGGTCTCCTCGGCTGTGGTCTCCTTTGGGACCGTGACCACTCCAGCCGACAGGCTGGCCTTGATGGGGGGCCTTGAGGGCTTCCTGGGAAAGatggcggagcatgggcttcgGCCCGACATCAAAACCCTCACGCTGTTGGCGGAGGTGGTGGAGCCCGGCACTTCCGCAGAGTCCTCGCTACTCACTATCTTGGACGCGCAGCAAGTGGAGGCCGACCTGACCTTCTTCAACACGCTGATGAGGAGGAAGAGCAAGCTGGGCGACCTGGAGGGGGCGAAG GCACTGCTGCCAGTCCTGGCAAAGAGGGGAATCGTCCCTAACCTGCAGACATTCTGCAGCCTGGCCATCGGGTGCCACAGGCCAGGGGATGGCCTGCAGCTGCTTGCAGACATGAGG AAATCCCAGATGACCCCCAGCGCCCACATCTACAGCACTCTCATCAACGCAGCCGTCAAGAAGCTGGACTACGCCTATCTCATCGACATCTTGAAGGACATGAGGCGGAACAGGGTCCCGGTGAATGAAGTGGTCATCCGCCAGCTGGAGTTCGCAGCCCAGTACCCACCCACCTTCGACCGG TACAAAGGGAGAAACACCTACTTGGAGAAGATTGATGGTTTCCGAGCTTATTATAAGCAGTGGCTGAAAGTGATGCCAGCAGAGGAAACCCCCCACCCGTGGCAGAAGTTCCGGACCAAACCAAAGGGAGACCAGGACACCGTCACTGTGGCCGATGTGGACAGAGGCCCTGGGGGCAG GAGCAAGACTCTGGTCTAA
- the PTCD1 gene encoding pentatricopeptide repeat-containing protein 1, mitochondrial isoform X2 — translation MDLVRLSRLFYGPCPMGLAILHHLDPFRARWAGGREGPMWPRAAGLIRLAPAAFNSSLSRLSLGPRSQKNTGSLSSDPGQPSPTATQEEGEEESFGTLSDKYSSRRMFHKSTAQLYNLRLKEQSGEEDEEGGLQPESRQGPRNTPCWYFFQCKRLIKEGKLAEALDLFERQMLKEERLQPLECNYTVLIGGCGRAGYLRKAFQLYNDMKKRDLEPSDATYTALFNVCAESPWKDSALQSALKLRQQLQARNFQLNLKTYHSLLKMAAMCADLRMCLDVFKEIIQKGHAVTEETFSYLLMGCIQDKKTGFRYALQVWRQMLSLGLQPSRHGYNLLLGAARDCGLGDPEVASAVLLRPREEMVLLQPPAGGRQARRRDGVGADDSLSARLHVEALERQLFLEPSQALEGPLEPQEAGARGKAQPGVETKVEPDHAVAPAAPVPPPWGLETNLLTPGAVSSAVVSFGTVTTPADRLALMGGLEGFLGKMAEHGLRPDIKTLTLLAEVVEPGTSAESSLLTILDAQQVEADLTFFNTLMRRKSKLGDLEGAKALLPVLAKRGIVPNLQTFCSLAIGCHRPGDGLQLLADMRKSQMTPSAHIYSTLINAAVKKLDYAYLIDILKDMRRNRVPVNEVVIRQLEFAAQYPPTFDRYKGRNTYLEKIDGFRAYYKQWLKVMPAEETPHPWQKFRTKPKGDQDTVTVADVDRGPGGRLWSKETRSDGETQLNLKQALFWPQVWGRSPS, via the exons ATGGACCTCGTGAGACTCTCGCGGCTCTTCTACGGCCCCTGCCCCATGGGATTGGCCATCCTGCACCACCTTGACCCCTTCAGAGCCAGGTGGGccggaggcagggaggggcccaTGTGGCCGAGGGCCGCAGGGCTGATTCGGCTAGCGCCAGCAGCCTTCAACAGCTCCCTCTCTCGGCTGTCCCTCGGCCCGCGGAGCCAGAAGAACACAGGCAGCCTGAGCTCTGACCCAGGCCAGCCCAGCCCCACGGCCAcgcaggaggaaggggaggaggagagcttTGGGACCCTTTCCGACAAATACTcctcccggagaatgttccacaaATCGACGGCCCAGTTGTATAACCTGCGGCTCAAGGAACAGAGTGGTGAAGAAGATGAGGAAGGGGGGCTGCAGCCAGAATCACGGCAGGGCCCAAGAAACACCCCTTGCTGGTACTTCTTTCAGTGCAAACGCCTGATCAAGGAAGGAAAG CTGGCCGAGGCCCTGGACCTGTTTGAGAGACAGATGCTGAAGGAGGAGCGACTCCAGCCCCTTGAGTGCAACTACACCGTGCTGATCGGGGGCTGCGGGCGGGCTGGCTACCTGAGGAAGGCCTTCCAGCTCTACAATGAC ATGAAGAAGCGAGACCTGGAGCCTTCAGATGCCACCTACACAGCCCTGTTCAACGTCTGCGCTGAGTCCCCCTGGAAGGACTCTGCTCTGCAGAGTGCCTTGAAGTTACGGCAGCAGCTTCAGGCCAGAAACTTCCAGCTCAACTTGAAAACGTACCACTCCCTGCTGAAGATGGCCGCCATGTGCGCAGACCTCAGGATGTGCCTCGATGTGTTTAAG GAAATCATCCAGAAAGGACATGCGGTCACAGAGGAGACCTTCAGTTACCTGCTCATGGGCTGCATCCAGGACAAGAAAACGGGTTTCCGATATGCCCTGCAG GTGTGGAGGCAGATGCTGAGCCTGGGGCTCCAGCCGAGCCGGCACGGCTACAACCTGCTGTTGGGGGCAGCTCGGGACTGCGGCCTGGGGGACCCGGAGGTGGCCTCAGCGGTGCttctgaggcccagggaggagatGGTCCTGCTCCAGCCCCCGGCAGGTGGGCGGCAGGCAAGGAGGAGAGACGGGGTCGGGGCGGACGATAGCCTGTCAGCCAGGCTGCACGTGGAGGCCCTGGAGAGGCAGCTGTTTCTAGAACCTTCTCAGGCACTTGAGGGGCCTCTGGAGCCTCAGGAGGCTGGAGCCCGCGGCAAGGCCCAGCCTGGGGTGGAAACCAAGGTGGAGCCTGACCACGCTGTGGCCCCTGCGGCCCCGGTGCCGCCTCCCTGGGGGCTGGAGACCAACCTCCTGACCCCCGGGGCGGTCTCCTCGGCTGTGGTCTCCTTTGGGACCGTGACCACTCCAGCCGACAGGCTGGCCTTGATGGGGGGCCTTGAGGGCTTCCTGGGAAAGatggcggagcatgggcttcgGCCCGACATCAAAACCCTCACGCTGTTGGCGGAGGTGGTGGAGCCCGGCACTTCCGCAGAGTCCTCGCTACTCACTATCTTGGACGCGCAGCAAGTGGAGGCCGACCTGACCTTCTTCAACACGCTGATGAGGAGGAAGAGCAAGCTGGGCGACCTGGAGGGGGCGAAG GCACTGCTGCCAGTCCTGGCAAAGAGGGGAATCGTCCCTAACCTGCAGACATTCTGCAGCCTGGCCATCGGGTGCCACAGGCCAGGGGATGGCCTGCAGCTGCTTGCAGACATGAGG AAATCCCAGATGACCCCCAGCGCCCACATCTACAGCACTCTCATCAACGCAGCCGTCAAGAAGCTGGACTACGCCTATCTCATCGACATCTTGAAGGACATGAGGCGGAACAGGGTCCCGGTGAATGAAGTGGTCATCCGCCAGCTGGAGTTCGCAGCCCAGTACCCACCCACCTTCGACCGG TACAAAGGGAGAAACACCTACTTGGAGAAGATTGATGGTTTCCGAGCTTATTATAAGCAGTGGCTGAAAGTGATGCCAGCAGAGGAAACCCCCCACCCGTGGCAGAAGTTCCGGACCAAACCAAAGGGAGACCAGGACACCGTCACTGTGGCCGATGTGGACAGAGGCCCTGGGGGCAG ACTCTGGTCTAAGGAAACAAGATCTGATGGTGAAACCCAACTAAATCTGAAGCAGGCTCTGTTCTGGCCTCAGGTCTGGGGCAGGAGCCCCAGCTAG
- the PTCD1 gene encoding pentatricopeptide repeat-containing protein 1, mitochondrial isoform X4, translated as MDLVRLSRLFYGPCPMGLAILHHLDPFRARWAGGREGPMWPRAAGLIRLAPAAFNSSLSRLSLGPRSQKNTGSLSSDPGQPSPTATQEEGEEESFGTLSDKYSSRRMFHKSTAQLYNLRLKEQSGEEDEEGGLQPESRQGPRNTPCWYFFQCKRLIKEGKLAEALDLFERQMLKEERLQPLECNYTVLIGGCGRAGYLRKAFQLYNDMKKRDLEPSDATYTALFNVCAESPWKDSALQSALKLRQQLQARNFQLNLKTYHSLLKMAAMCADLRMCLDVFKEIIQKGHAVTEETFSYLLMGCIQDKKTGFRYALQVWRQMLSLGLQPSRHGYNLLLGAARDCGLGDPEVASAVLLRPREEMVLLQPPAGGRQARRRDGVGADDSLSARLHVEALERQLFLEPSQALEGPLEPQEAGARGKAQPGVETKVEPDHAVAPAAPVPPPWGLETNLLTPGAVSSAVVSFGTVTTPADRLALMGGLEGFLGKMAEHGLRPDIKTLTLLAEVVEPGTSAESSLLTILDAQQVEADLTFFNTLMRRKSKLGDLEGAKALLPVLAKRGIVPNLQTFCSLAIGCHRPGDGLQLLADMRKSQMTPSAHIYSTLINAAVKKLDYAYLIDILKDMRRNRVPVNEVVIRQLEFAAQYPPTFDREQDSGLRKQDLMVKPN; from the exons ATGGACCTCGTGAGACTCTCGCGGCTCTTCTACGGCCCCTGCCCCATGGGATTGGCCATCCTGCACCACCTTGACCCCTTCAGAGCCAGGTGGGccggaggcagggaggggcccaTGTGGCCGAGGGCCGCAGGGCTGATTCGGCTAGCGCCAGCAGCCTTCAACAGCTCCCTCTCTCGGCTGTCCCTCGGCCCGCGGAGCCAGAAGAACACAGGCAGCCTGAGCTCTGACCCAGGCCAGCCCAGCCCCACGGCCAcgcaggaggaaggggaggaggagagcttTGGGACCCTTTCCGACAAATACTcctcccggagaatgttccacaaATCGACGGCCCAGTTGTATAACCTGCGGCTCAAGGAACAGAGTGGTGAAGAAGATGAGGAAGGGGGGCTGCAGCCAGAATCACGGCAGGGCCCAAGAAACACCCCTTGCTGGTACTTCTTTCAGTGCAAACGCCTGATCAAGGAAGGAAAG CTGGCCGAGGCCCTGGACCTGTTTGAGAGACAGATGCTGAAGGAGGAGCGACTCCAGCCCCTTGAGTGCAACTACACCGTGCTGATCGGGGGCTGCGGGCGGGCTGGCTACCTGAGGAAGGCCTTCCAGCTCTACAATGAC ATGAAGAAGCGAGACCTGGAGCCTTCAGATGCCACCTACACAGCCCTGTTCAACGTCTGCGCTGAGTCCCCCTGGAAGGACTCTGCTCTGCAGAGTGCCTTGAAGTTACGGCAGCAGCTTCAGGCCAGAAACTTCCAGCTCAACTTGAAAACGTACCACTCCCTGCTGAAGATGGCCGCCATGTGCGCAGACCTCAGGATGTGCCTCGATGTGTTTAAG GAAATCATCCAGAAAGGACATGCGGTCACAGAGGAGACCTTCAGTTACCTGCTCATGGGCTGCATCCAGGACAAGAAAACGGGTTTCCGATATGCCCTGCAG GTGTGGAGGCAGATGCTGAGCCTGGGGCTCCAGCCGAGCCGGCACGGCTACAACCTGCTGTTGGGGGCAGCTCGGGACTGCGGCCTGGGGGACCCGGAGGTGGCCTCAGCGGTGCttctgaggcccagggaggagatGGTCCTGCTCCAGCCCCCGGCAGGTGGGCGGCAGGCAAGGAGGAGAGACGGGGTCGGGGCGGACGATAGCCTGTCAGCCAGGCTGCACGTGGAGGCCCTGGAGAGGCAGCTGTTTCTAGAACCTTCTCAGGCACTTGAGGGGCCTCTGGAGCCTCAGGAGGCTGGAGCCCGCGGCAAGGCCCAGCCTGGGGTGGAAACCAAGGTGGAGCCTGACCACGCTGTGGCCCCTGCGGCCCCGGTGCCGCCTCCCTGGGGGCTGGAGACCAACCTCCTGACCCCCGGGGCGGTCTCCTCGGCTGTGGTCTCCTTTGGGACCGTGACCACTCCAGCCGACAGGCTGGCCTTGATGGGGGGCCTTGAGGGCTTCCTGGGAAAGatggcggagcatgggcttcgGCCCGACATCAAAACCCTCACGCTGTTGGCGGAGGTGGTGGAGCCCGGCACTTCCGCAGAGTCCTCGCTACTCACTATCTTGGACGCGCAGCAAGTGGAGGCCGACCTGACCTTCTTCAACACGCTGATGAGGAGGAAGAGCAAGCTGGGCGACCTGGAGGGGGCGAAG GCACTGCTGCCAGTCCTGGCAAAGAGGGGAATCGTCCCTAACCTGCAGACATTCTGCAGCCTGGCCATCGGGTGCCACAGGCCAGGGGATGGCCTGCAGCTGCTTGCAGACATGAGG AAATCCCAGATGACCCCCAGCGCCCACATCTACAGCACTCTCATCAACGCAGCCGTCAAGAAGCTGGACTACGCCTATCTCATCGACATCTTGAAGGACATGAGGCGGAACAGGGTCCCGGTGAATGAAGTGGTCATCCGCCAGCTGGAGTTCGCAGCCCAGTACCCACCCACCTTCGACCGG GAGCAAGACTCTGGTCTAAGGAAACAAGATCTGATGGTGAAACCCAACTAA
- the PTCD1 gene encoding pentatricopeptide repeat-containing protein 1, mitochondrial isoform X1, which produces MDLVRLSRLFYGPCPMGLAILHHLDPFRARWAGGREGPMWPRAAGLIRLAPAAFNSSLSRLSLGPRSQKNTGSLSSDPGQPSPTATQEEGEEESFGTLSDKYSSRRMFHKSTAQLYNLRLKEQSGEEDEEGGLQPESRQGPRNTPCWYFFQCKRLIKEGKLAEALDLFERQMLKEERLQPLECNYTVLIGGCGRAGYLRKAFQLYNDMKKRDLEPSDATYTALFNVCAESPWKDSALQSALKLRQQLQARNFQLNLKTYHSLLKMAAMCADLRMCLDVFKEIIQKGHAVTEETFSYLLMGCIQDKKTGFRYALQVWRQMLSLGLQPSRHGYNLLLGAARDCGLGDPEVASAVLLRPREEMVLLQPPAGGRQARRRDGVGADDSLSARLHVEALERQLFLEPSQALEGPLEPQEAGARGKAQPGVETKVEPDHAVAPAAPVPPPWGLETNLLTPGAVSSAVVSFGTVTTPADRLALMGGLEGFLGKMAEHGLRPDIKTLTLLAEVVEPGTSAESSLLTILDAQQVEADLTFFNTLMRRKSKLGDLEGAKALLPVLAKRGIVPNLQTFCSLAIGCHRPGDGLQLLADMRKSQMTPSAHIYSTLINAAVKKLDYAYLIDILKDMRRNRVPVNEVVIRQLEFAAQYPPTFDRYKGRNTYLEKIDGFRAYYKQWLKVMPAEETPHPWQKFRTKPKGDQDTVTVADVDRGPGGARLWSKETRSDGETQLNLKQALFWPQVWGRSPS; this is translated from the exons ATGGACCTCGTGAGACTCTCGCGGCTCTTCTACGGCCCCTGCCCCATGGGATTGGCCATCCTGCACCACCTTGACCCCTTCAGAGCCAGGTGGGccggaggcagggaggggcccaTGTGGCCGAGGGCCGCAGGGCTGATTCGGCTAGCGCCAGCAGCCTTCAACAGCTCCCTCTCTCGGCTGTCCCTCGGCCCGCGGAGCCAGAAGAACACAGGCAGCCTGAGCTCTGACCCAGGCCAGCCCAGCCCCACGGCCAcgcaggaggaaggggaggaggagagcttTGGGACCCTTTCCGACAAATACTcctcccggagaatgttccacaaATCGACGGCCCAGTTGTATAACCTGCGGCTCAAGGAACAGAGTGGTGAAGAAGATGAGGAAGGGGGGCTGCAGCCAGAATCACGGCAGGGCCCAAGAAACACCCCTTGCTGGTACTTCTTTCAGTGCAAACGCCTGATCAAGGAAGGAAAG CTGGCCGAGGCCCTGGACCTGTTTGAGAGACAGATGCTGAAGGAGGAGCGACTCCAGCCCCTTGAGTGCAACTACACCGTGCTGATCGGGGGCTGCGGGCGGGCTGGCTACCTGAGGAAGGCCTTCCAGCTCTACAATGAC ATGAAGAAGCGAGACCTGGAGCCTTCAGATGCCACCTACACAGCCCTGTTCAACGTCTGCGCTGAGTCCCCCTGGAAGGACTCTGCTCTGCAGAGTGCCTTGAAGTTACGGCAGCAGCTTCAGGCCAGAAACTTCCAGCTCAACTTGAAAACGTACCACTCCCTGCTGAAGATGGCCGCCATGTGCGCAGACCTCAGGATGTGCCTCGATGTGTTTAAG GAAATCATCCAGAAAGGACATGCGGTCACAGAGGAGACCTTCAGTTACCTGCTCATGGGCTGCATCCAGGACAAGAAAACGGGTTTCCGATATGCCCTGCAG GTGTGGAGGCAGATGCTGAGCCTGGGGCTCCAGCCGAGCCGGCACGGCTACAACCTGCTGTTGGGGGCAGCTCGGGACTGCGGCCTGGGGGACCCGGAGGTGGCCTCAGCGGTGCttctgaggcccagggaggagatGGTCCTGCTCCAGCCCCCGGCAGGTGGGCGGCAGGCAAGGAGGAGAGACGGGGTCGGGGCGGACGATAGCCTGTCAGCCAGGCTGCACGTGGAGGCCCTGGAGAGGCAGCTGTTTCTAGAACCTTCTCAGGCACTTGAGGGGCCTCTGGAGCCTCAGGAGGCTGGAGCCCGCGGCAAGGCCCAGCCTGGGGTGGAAACCAAGGTGGAGCCTGACCACGCTGTGGCCCCTGCGGCCCCGGTGCCGCCTCCCTGGGGGCTGGAGACCAACCTCCTGACCCCCGGGGCGGTCTCCTCGGCTGTGGTCTCCTTTGGGACCGTGACCACTCCAGCCGACAGGCTGGCCTTGATGGGGGGCCTTGAGGGCTTCCTGGGAAAGatggcggagcatgggcttcgGCCCGACATCAAAACCCTCACGCTGTTGGCGGAGGTGGTGGAGCCCGGCACTTCCGCAGAGTCCTCGCTACTCACTATCTTGGACGCGCAGCAAGTGGAGGCCGACCTGACCTTCTTCAACACGCTGATGAGGAGGAAGAGCAAGCTGGGCGACCTGGAGGGGGCGAAG GCACTGCTGCCAGTCCTGGCAAAGAGGGGAATCGTCCCTAACCTGCAGACATTCTGCAGCCTGGCCATCGGGTGCCACAGGCCAGGGGATGGCCTGCAGCTGCTTGCAGACATGAGG AAATCCCAGATGACCCCCAGCGCCCACATCTACAGCACTCTCATCAACGCAGCCGTCAAGAAGCTGGACTACGCCTATCTCATCGACATCTTGAAGGACATGAGGCGGAACAGGGTCCCGGTGAATGAAGTGGTCATCCGCCAGCTGGAGTTCGCAGCCCAGTACCCACCCACCTTCGACCGG TACAAAGGGAGAAACACCTACTTGGAGAAGATTGATGGTTTCCGAGCTTATTATAAGCAGTGGCTGAAAGTGATGCCAGCAGAGGAAACCCCCCACCCGTGGCAGAAGTTCCGGACCAAACCAAAGGGAGACCAGGACACCGTCACTGTGGCCGATGTGGACAGAGGCCCTGGGG GAGCAAGACTCTGGTCTAAGGAAACAAGATCTGATGGTGAAACCCAACTAAATCTGAAGCAGGCTCTGTTCTGGCCTCAGGTCTGGGGCAGGAGCCCCAGCTAG
- the BUD31 gene encoding protein BUD31 homolog: MPKVKRSRKAPPDGWELIEPTLDELDQKMREAETEPHEGKRKVESLWPIFRIHHQKTRYIFDLFYKRKAISRELYEYCIKEGYADKNLIAKWKKQGYENLCCLRCIQTRDTNFGTNCICRVPKSKLEVGRIIECTHCGCRGCSG, translated from the exons atgccTAAAGTCAAAAGAAGCCGGAAAGCTCCCCCAGATGGCTGGGAGTTGATCGAGCCAACATTGGATGAATTAGATCAAAAGATGAGAGAAG CTGAAACAGAACCTCACgagggaaagaggaaagtggAATCTCTGTGGCCCATCTTTAGGATCCATCACCAGAAAACCCGCTATATTTTTGACCTCTTCTACAAGCGGAAAGCCATAAGCAGAG AACTGTATGAATACTGTATTAAAGAAGGCTATGCAGATAAAAACCTAATCGCAAAATGGAAAAAGCAGGGATATGAGAACCTATGCTGCCTGCGGTGCATTCAGACACGGGACACCAATTTTGGGACGAACTGCATTTGCCGGGTCCCCAAAAGCAAGTTGGAAGTG GGCCGGATCATCGAGTGCACGCACTGCGGCTGCCGGGGCTGCTCTGGCTGA